Proteins from a single region of Paenibacillus sp. BIHB 4019:
- the ggt gene encoding gamma-glutamyltransferase, with the protein MNKPITGTKAMVVSPHHLASAAGARILEQGGNAFDAAIAVSACLAVVYPHMTGLGGDSFWLTYEHKEQQVSAYNASGRSGSFATREAYAGEAAIPVRGPRSAITVPGMVDGWHAVHSQYGRLPFAQVLRIAIGYAENGFPMSPDQYENTVQHADMLAQFPATAAVYLPQGRVVQTGERFVQRDLAASLRAIAEQGRDAFYKGDIAERIASYLQSSGGLLTKEDFAEHAGEWVAPLKGTYRGHDVYQVPPNSQGFVALMALQMLENYDLKSYGHGSYTYYHLMIEALKLGFRDRNLFLTDPAFAEIPLERLLSSAYAAELAASIKLDEACSIDTKPVGNDTAYAAVVDEEGNAVSFIQSLYFEFGSGVVAGDTGILLQNRGSFFSLEPQHVNRLEPRKRTFHTLMPAMACLNGKPSHLFGTQGGEGQPQTQVAILTRMIDFGMNPQQAVNEPRWVWGRTWGAQTQELKVESRLAEEVIAQLEKAGHDVRRMKAFDGIMGHAHAITISPEGILSGGVDPRSDGAAIGW; encoded by the coding sequence GAGCAAGGCGGCAACGCCTTTGATGCTGCAATTGCGGTCAGCGCTTGCCTAGCTGTCGTCTATCCGCATATGACGGGACTGGGCGGAGACTCGTTTTGGCTCACATACGAACATAAGGAACAGCAGGTGAGCGCCTATAATGCTAGCGGGCGATCCGGCAGTTTTGCAACGCGCGAGGCTTATGCTGGGGAAGCTGCGATTCCGGTACGCGGACCGCGCAGCGCTATTACAGTTCCGGGCATGGTGGACGGCTGGCATGCCGTGCATAGCCAATATGGGCGTCTGCCTTTTGCACAGGTGCTCCGTATTGCCATTGGTTATGCGGAGAATGGATTTCCGATGTCGCCGGATCAATATGAAAATACGGTGCAGCATGCGGACATGCTGGCACAATTTCCAGCTACAGCGGCGGTATACCTGCCGCAAGGGCGCGTCGTTCAGACGGGGGAGCGCTTTGTGCAGCGCGATCTCGCAGCGAGCCTTCGCGCTATCGCGGAGCAGGGGCGCGATGCTTTCTATAAAGGCGATATTGCGGAACGGATCGCTTCTTATTTGCAGAGCAGCGGCGGGCTGCTGACCAAGGAAGATTTTGCCGAGCATGCGGGCGAATGGGTTGCGCCGCTTAAAGGTACTTACCGTGGGCATGACGTGTACCAGGTGCCGCCGAACTCGCAAGGGTTTGTGGCGCTGATGGCGCTGCAAATGCTGGAGAACTATGATCTGAAAAGTTACGGGCATGGCTCATACACGTATTATCACCTTATGATTGAGGCGCTTAAGCTCGGCTTCCGCGACCGCAATTTATTTTTGACGGACCCTGCTTTTGCGGAAATTCCGCTCGAACGCTTGCTGAGTTCTGCCTATGCGGCGGAGCTTGCAGCTTCTATTAAGCTGGATGAGGCCTGCTCCATCGATACGAAGCCTGTCGGCAATGATACGGCCTATGCGGCGGTCGTGGATGAGGAGGGCAACGCGGTATCCTTCATTCAGAGCTTGTATTTTGAGTTTGGCTCAGGTGTAGTAGCGGGGGATACGGGCATTTTGCTGCAAAATAGAGGGTCCTTCTTCTCGCTGGAGCCCCAGCACGTGAACCGTTTGGAGCCGCGCAAGCGGACTTTCCATACGCTGATGCCAGCCATGGCGTGCCTGAATGGCAAGCCCAGCCATCTGTTTGGTACGCAGGGCGGCGAAGGACAGCCGCAGACACAGGTGGCGATCCTTACGCGGATGATTGATTTTGGCATGAATCCGCAGCAGGCGGTGAATGAGCCGCGCTGGGTATGGGGCCGCACATGGGGGGCGCAAACACAGGAACTGAAAGTAGAGAGCCGTCTGGCAGAAGAGGTTATTGCGCAGCTTGAGAAGGCGGGGCATGATGTTCGCCGCATGAAGGCGTTCGATGGCATTATGGGCCATGCCCATGCGATTACGATTAGTCCGGAGGGCATCCTTAGCGGCGGAGTTGACCCGCGCAGCGATGGCGCAGCTATTGGCTGGTAG
- a CDS encoding amidase: MQHNINDTFHAFIKPELTIPATHTGILDGLRFAVKDVFAIKGHVSSAGNPDWLRTHEAADHTASSIERLLAAGATLTGATHTDELMYSINGQNAHYGTPINPAAPDRIPGGSSSGSAVAVAAEAVDFALGTDTGGSVRVPSAYCGVYGFRPTHGAVAMDGVIPLAPSFDTVGWMARDSVLLLKVGELLLADRAAAGMEGRSTSSTSAEVTPFSRLLIAEDAWSKAESASAVQLRKLVAELEPAMARTERLTLAPEGLEQWLEAFRTIQGLEIWQSHGDWITREQPAFGPGIAQRFRWASTLQSGNSEEKVEERSSIRAKLHELLGTDSLLFIPTIPGTAPDRDISGEAADMQRALTMQLCCIAGLSGLPQVTLPVGEVAGAPIGLSIIAGAGQDLKLLRWLDQHANLWGRSWRSSSGNEGEVAT, translated from the coding sequence ATGCAGCATAACATAAATGATACATTTCATGCTTTTATAAAGCCGGAGCTCACAATTCCAGCAACTCATACGGGTATTCTAGACGGCCTCCGTTTTGCGGTTAAGGATGTATTTGCAATAAAAGGGCATGTCAGCAGCGCCGGCAACCCCGACTGGCTGCGCACGCATGAAGCAGCCGACCATACCGCTTCATCAATTGAACGGCTGCTTGCCGCCGGAGCGACGCTGACCGGCGCAACGCATACCGATGAGCTGATGTACAGCATTAATGGGCAGAACGCCCATTACGGCACGCCGATTAATCCAGCTGCGCCAGACCGCATACCGGGCGGCTCGTCCAGTGGTTCCGCCGTGGCGGTTGCAGCGGAGGCGGTGGATTTTGCGCTCGGGACGGATACGGGCGGTTCGGTTCGGGTGCCCTCTGCCTACTGCGGCGTATATGGTTTTAGGCCGACGCATGGCGCAGTTGCGATGGATGGCGTCATTCCTCTGGCACCGAGCTTTGATACGGTAGGCTGGATGGCGCGAGACAGTGTGCTGCTGCTAAAGGTTGGCGAGCTGCTGCTCGCTGATAGGGCAGCAGCTGGAATGGAAGGCCGTTCAACTAGTTCAACGTCTGCGGAAGTAACGCCGTTCAGCCGTTTACTGATTGCAGAAGACGCATGGAGCAAGGCCGAATCTGCCAGTGCAGTCCAACTGAGAAAGCTCGTTGCTGAACTGGAGCCAGCTATGGCAAGAACCGAGCGGCTGACACTAGCTCCTGAAGGACTGGAGCAGTGGCTGGAAGCATTCCGCACCATTCAAGGGCTGGAAATTTGGCAGTCGCATGGCGATTGGATTACGCGCGAGCAGCCTGCTTTTGGTCCGGGTATAGCGCAGCGATTTCGCTGGGCGAGCACCTTGCAGAGCGGAAATAGCGAGGAAAAGGTAGAGGAGCGGAGCAGCATTCGTGCCAAGCTGCATGAGCTGCTCGGTACGGATAGCTTGCTCTTCATCCCCACTATTCCGGGTACGGCACCGGATCGCGACATTAGCGGAGAGGCGGCTGACATGCAGCGCGCCTTAACGATGCAGCTTTGCTGTATCGCCGGTTTGTCGGGCTTGCCGCAGGTGACGCTCCCGGTTGGCGAGGTTGCTGGTGCGCCCATTGGCTTATCCATTATTGCGGGGGCAGGGCAGGATTTGAAGCTGCTGCGATGGCTGGATCAGCATGCGAATTTATGGGGAAGAAGCTGGAGGTCAAGCAGCGGAAACGAAGGGGAGGTAGCGACATAG
- a CDS encoding fumarylacetoacetate hydrolase family protein, producing MKLVTIHYEGIAQACINMDDRYVLLQTINQLEQTDWPIHLFDLLQEGQLDALTAWYSTVGREKLGAMESVPKEAIMPAPLYRHPRKIWGIGMNYVKETAEREKLFAEADPVSFMKPDTSLIGPNRAIELPAHQTEHVTAEAELALIIGRTCKNITEAEALDCVAGFAVSVDVTAADIHAKHQRFLTRAKSFDTFFGFGSELITSDEIADLSQLEVETWHNGELAHRNVLANMIYQPAYLVAFHSQVMTLLPGDVILTGTPGAVVLRDGDIIEARIPGFEPLKHPVKASAPLN from the coding sequence ATGAAGCTGGTGACGATCCATTACGAGGGTATTGCGCAAGCGTGCATTAACATGGACGATCGTTATGTGCTGCTCCAAACGATTAATCAGTTGGAGCAAACAGATTGGCCCATCCATTTGTTTGATTTGCTGCAAGAAGGGCAGTTGGATGCGTTGACGGCATGGTATAGCACGGTCGGTCGTGAAAAGCTTGGAGCGATGGAGTCTGTACCCAAAGAAGCGATAATGCCTGCGCCCTTATATCGCCATCCCCGAAAAATTTGGGGTATCGGCATGAACTATGTAAAAGAAACGGCTGAGCGTGAAAAGTTATTCGCTGAAGCCGACCCGGTCAGCTTTATGAAGCCGGATACGTCGCTTATTGGCCCAAATAGGGCGATTGAGCTGCCTGCCCACCAGACGGAGCATGTGACAGCGGAGGCTGAGCTGGCGCTCATTATTGGACGTACTTGCAAAAACATAACCGAAGCCGAGGCGCTGGACTGCGTCGCGGGTTTTGCCGTATCCGTCGATGTAACGGCTGCGGATATTCATGCCAAGCATCAGCGTTTCCTGACGCGGGCCAAAAGCTTTGATACCTTTTTTGGATTCGGCTCTGAGCTGATTACAAGCGATGAAATTGCGGATTTGTCCCAGCTGGAGGTGGAAACTTGGCATAATGGCGAGCTTGCCCATCGCAATGTGCTGGCTAATATGATTTATCAGCCGGCGTACCTCGTCGCCTTTCATTCGCAGGTGATGACGCTGCTTCCCGGCGATGTCATTTTGACAGGGACGCCTGGCGCGGTCGTCCTTCGGGATGGCGACATCATCGAGGCGCGAATTCCCGGCTTTGAGCCGCTGAAGCATCCGGTTAAAGCGAGTGCGCCGCTCAATTGA
- a CDS encoding CotH kinase family protein: MNLKKMWKKVAVTALSLTIAVSGFGAIGSKATVYAAEAGIAQKYESLFEGDKIINVNVTIADDDWESILASPLDKDYKKVTVDVDGNVLSNVGFSTKGNLTLKAVASMTDSDRYSFRLKFDKYNKEQTLLGLDKMVLNNSYADPSFLREYLHYEALRSIGLDAPLTVFTNLYINGELYGFYVGVEAIDDSYMERNYGEDYNDGVLYDTDEKSYLQYEEDGDYETLTYELGTEDDKASLKNFISVLNDMPAGEKGNIEDVLDVDSALKYIAGNAVLGNYDSYNGDKGHNYMLYGDADGKFSVLPWDFNMSFNGYSGGGGGAGRNAAAAGTATTTTTSTATTTSTTTAATNTNATTALVDVPVMGISMDSVPMIGNLLEVPEYKAKYLTYVNELVDYLGGIEDRITELADIIRPSVTADPTKFYTVEQFESNVAYSATGDAAGGMQGGGAMEGMTPPDDAGMTPPTMPDGTAGARPDNAGTATGSASNATATDAAAGNGTATGQAAAGQGPGQGAGQGQGGQGMGSMAAGSLMTFALNRLASLQEQLGLAVTPLPSTTAPVTAAGAISVLLNGSKVSFDKQEPVNQSGRVLVPLRGIFEAFGAEVKWDAATKKITAVKDDRTVTLTIGSTTAYVNGTAVTLDVPASVVNGRTLVPVRFISEGLDMDAAWDAATATVKITSKA, from the coding sequence ATGAATTTAAAAAAGATGTGGAAGAAGGTTGCGGTTACGGCTCTGTCGTTAACGATTGCCGTATCGGGTTTTGGAGCAATCGGCAGCAAAGCAACGGTTTATGCCGCTGAGGCGGGAATAGCGCAGAAGTATGAGTCTCTATTCGAAGGGGACAAAATCATTAATGTGAACGTGACGATTGCCGATGACGATTGGGAAAGCATACTCGCAAGCCCGCTAGACAAGGATTATAAAAAGGTGACGGTAGACGTTGACGGCAATGTGCTGAGCAACGTAGGATTTTCGACCAAAGGCAATTTGACTTTGAAGGCCGTAGCCAGCATGACGGATTCCGACCGTTACAGCTTTCGCTTGAAATTCGACAAATACAATAAAGAACAAACATTGCTCGGACTGGATAAAATGGTGCTGAACAACAGCTACGCAGATCCTTCTTTTTTACGTGAATATTTGCATTACGAAGCTTTGCGCTCGATCGGGCTGGATGCCCCGCTGACAGTGTTTACGAACCTGTATATCAATGGTGAATTGTATGGCTTCTATGTAGGTGTTGAAGCTATTGATGACAGCTATATGGAAAGAAATTATGGTGAAGATTACAACGATGGCGTGCTCTACGATACGGACGAGAAAAGCTATCTGCAATATGAGGAAGACGGCGACTATGAGACGCTGACGTATGAGCTCGGCACAGAGGATGATAAGGCATCGTTGAAAAATTTTATTAGCGTGCTGAATGACATGCCTGCTGGCGAGAAGGGGAATATCGAGGACGTACTCGATGTAGACTCGGCCTTGAAATACATTGCGGGCAACGCTGTACTGGGCAACTACGACAGCTATAATGGCGATAAGGGCCATAACTATATGCTGTACGGCGATGCAGATGGGAAATTCAGTGTCCTGCCATGGGATTTCAATATGTCGTTTAACGGCTATTCCGGTGGCGGAGGCGGGGCCGGTCGCAATGCGGCAGCAGCAGGAACTGCGACCACAACTACGACATCCACAGCAACAACGACATCCACAACGACGGCAGCTACCAATACAAATGCGACAACCGCCTTGGTTGATGTGCCGGTCATGGGCATCAGCATGGACAGCGTGCCAATGATAGGGAACTTGCTGGAAGTGCCGGAGTATAAGGCCAAATATTTGACTTATGTAAATGAGCTGGTGGACTATCTTGGCGGAATCGAGGATCGCATTACCGAGCTGGCTGATATTATTCGGCCAAGCGTAACAGCTGATCCGACTAAATTTTATACGGTAGAGCAGTTTGAATCTAATGTAGCTTATTCTGCTACAGGCGATGCAGCTGGCGGCATGCAAGGCGGTGGAGCAATGGAAGGCATGACGCCCCCTGATGATGCCGGTATGACACCTCCGACGATGCCGGATGGCACAGCAGGAGCGAGACCGGACAATGCCGGAACCGCCACAGGAAGCGCTAGTAATGCGACTGCGACTGATGCTGCCGCAGGCAATGGTACAGCAACTGGACAAGCTGCTGCTGGACAGGGTCCCGGTCAAGGAGCAGGCCAAGGGCAAGGAGGTCAAGGAATGGGCTCGATGGCAGCGGGGTCGCTGATGACTTTTGCGCTCAACAGGCTGGCTAGCCTGCAAGAGCAGCTGGGGCTGGCCGTAACGCCACTGCCGTCGACAACGGCTCCAGTTACAGCAGCGGGAGCTATTTCCGTCCTTTTAAATGGCAGCAAGGTGAGCTTCGACAAACAGGAGCCGGTTAATCAATCGGGGCGGGTGCTCGTTCCCCTTCGCGGCATCTTCGAAGCCTTTGGCGCTGAAGTGAAATGGGATGCAGCAACGAAAAAAATTACTGCGGTCAAGGACGACCGCACGGTTACGCTCACAATTGGCAGCACGACGGCTTACGTCAATGGAACAGCGGTGACGCTGGATGTTCCCGCCTCAGTGGTGAACGGCAGGACGCTCGTGCCGGTGAGATTCATTTCCGAAGGGCTGGATATGGATGCAGCTTGGGATGCAGCAACTGCGACGGTGAAGATTACGAGCAAAGCTTAG
- a CDS encoding L-lactate dehydrogenase: protein MKKSRIVVIGAGAVGSTTAYTLLLRNRMDELVLIDANEKKAIGDALDMNHGMPFLGGTKVWAGTYEDCKGADIIIITAGVAQRPGEERIQLLKRNVAIFDQIIDEVLKYNDDGILLIASNPVDVMSYFSLRKSRWPVNRVIGSGTLLDSARFRYLIGEELNIDPRSVHAPIIGEHGDSELPVWSLSNVAGTELGLNDEQKERIFTGTRDAAYQIIEAKGATYYAIALALDRICTAILQDEGAVLNVSTLLDNYLGVSDVYIGVPCVVDRSGIRNVLELTLSDEETALFQKSANKLKGLIESIRDEME, encoded by the coding sequence ATGAAAAAATCAAGAATTGTTGTCATTGGCGCTGGGGCTGTAGGCTCAACAACCGCTTATACGCTGCTGCTTCGCAATCGCATGGATGAGCTGGTGCTTATCGATGCCAATGAGAAGAAAGCGATCGGCGATGCGCTCGACATGAACCACGGCATGCCGTTCCTTGGCGGCACGAAGGTATGGGCAGGCACTTACGAGGACTGCAAAGGCGCAGACATTATTATTATTACGGCTGGTGTCGCGCAGCGTCCGGGCGAAGAGCGCATACAGCTGCTGAAGCGCAACGTGGCGATTTTTGACCAAATTATTGATGAGGTCTTGAAATACAACGATGATGGCATTCTGCTTATTGCCTCGAACCCCGTGGACGTCATGAGCTACTTCTCCCTGCGAAAATCGCGTTGGCCTGTTAACCGCGTCATCGGTTCAGGCACGCTGCTCGACAGCGCACGCTTCCGCTATCTGATTGGCGAAGAGCTGAACATTGATCCGCGCAGCGTCCACGCGCCGATTATCGGAGAGCATGGCGATTCCGAGCTGCCGGTATGGAGCCTGTCGAACGTTGCGGGTACGGAGCTCGGACTGAACGACGAACAGAAAGAACGGATTTTCACTGGCACACGCGATGCCGCTTACCAAATTATTGAAGCAAAAGGCGCGACGTATTACGCCATCGCTCTGGCACTCGACCGCATCTGTACCGCGATTCTGCAAGATGAAGGCGCCGTGCTGAACGTGTCGACCCTGCTCGACAACTACCTCGGCGTATCCGATGTATACATCGGCGTTCCATGCGTCGTTGACCGCAGCGGTATCCGCAACGTTCTGGAGCTGACGCTGTCCGACGAAGAAACGGCGCTGTTCCAGAAGTCGGCGAACAAGCTGAAAGGCTTGATTGAGTCGATTCGGGATGAGATGGAATAG
- a CDS encoding formate/nitrite transporter family protein, translated as METEPLRKVEQLAHKKHMIFQQSRIRYISRSMLASMFIGFGVIVAFKTGNFFYAEHSPLAYPMAALTFGAAIILIAYGGGDLFTGNTFYYSFTALRRKLKWTDAIKMWLTSYAGNLLGAAVFALLIMTTGLFDSEKVNTFLLSVVEAKMHTSSMELFFRAILCNWLVCLAFFIPMGMKHDGAKMFSMMLFVFCFFISGYEHSIANMCTFAIALVVDHPDTITYGGVIHNLVPVTLGNLIGGGVLMGYMYYFVNKPYFDKEDHAQEQEQKELQE; from the coding sequence ATGGAAACTGAACCGCTACGCAAGGTCGAGCAACTCGCACATAAGAAGCATATGATTTTTCAACAAAGCCGCATCCGGTATATTTCCAGGTCCATGCTCGCCAGCATGTTCATCGGCTTTGGCGTTATAGTCGCCTTTAAGACGGGTAACTTTTTTTACGCCGAGCATTCTCCGCTCGCTTATCCGATGGCCGCGCTAACGTTCGGAGCTGCGATTATTCTCATCGCATACGGCGGCGGCGACTTGTTTACCGGCAATACGTTTTATTATTCGTTTACCGCGCTTCGGCGCAAGCTCAAATGGACCGACGCCATCAAAATGTGGCTGACCAGCTACGCGGGCAACCTGCTTGGCGCAGCCGTGTTCGCCCTGCTCATTATGACAACCGGACTGTTCGACAGCGAGAAGGTCAATACGTTCCTGCTCAGTGTCGTCGAAGCGAAAATGCATACGTCGTCGATGGAGCTTTTTTTCCGGGCGATTTTATGTAACTGGCTAGTCTGTCTCGCCTTTTTCATTCCGATGGGCATGAAGCATGACGGGGCAAAAATGTTTTCCATGATGCTGTTCGTCTTCTGCTTCTTTATTTCGGGCTACGAGCATAGCATTGCCAACATGTGCACCTTCGCTATTGCACTAGTCGTCGACCATCCAGACACGATTACTTACGGCGGCGTCATTCACAATCTTGTGCCTGTCACACTGGGCAATCTGATTGGCGGCGGCGTATTAATGGGATATATGTATTATTTCGTGAACAAGCCTTATTTCGACAAAGAGGATCACGCGCAAGAGCAAGAACAGAAGGAATTGCAGGAGTAA
- a CDS encoding pectate lyase, with protein MKKWIGALLSLALIIAISGVQPAPVSAAEVVSVTIIVSKNTTYDGKGKVFVANPSTLGDGSQAENQKPVFRLEAGATLKNVIIGAPAADGVHCYGSCNIENVTWQDVGEDALTLKSSGTVNITGGGAYKAYDKVFQMNASGTINIKNFKANDIGKLVRQNGGTSYAVSMNVSNSDISKVKDSILRTDSSSTTGKITNTRYSGVPTLFKGFASGKTSQSGNTAY; from the coding sequence ATGAAAAAATGGATTGGTGCTCTATTATCTTTGGCCCTTATTATTGCAATTTCTGGTGTGCAGCCTGCCCCTGTATCGGCGGCAGAAGTTGTAAGCGTTACCATTATTGTTTCTAAAAATACGACCTACGACGGCAAAGGCAAAGTTTTTGTCGCGAACCCGAGTACGTTAGGGGATGGCAGCCAGGCTGAGAACCAGAAGCCGGTATTCCGTCTGGAAGCGGGCGCAACGCTGAAAAATGTCATTATCGGCGCTCCTGCTGCCGACGGCGTTCACTGCTATGGCAGCTGCAATATTGAGAATGTGACTTGGCAGGATGTAGGCGAGGACGCTTTGACTCTAAAGTCTTCCGGTACCGTTAATATTACAGGAGGCGGCGCATATAAAGCCTATGACAAAGTGTTTCAAATGAATGCATCCGGCACGATCAATATTAAAAATTTCAAGGCCAATGACATCGGCAAGCTCGTTCGTCAAAATGGCGGCACCTCTTATGCGGTATCCATGAATGTTTCAAATAGCGATATTTCCAAGGTGAAGGATTCCATTTTGCGAACAGACAGCAGCTCCACAACGGGCAAAATAACAAATACGCGCTATTCTGGCGTGCCGACGCTGTTCAAAGGTTTTGCATCCGGCAAAACCAGCCAATCCGGAAACACGGCTTATTAG
- a CDS encoding histidine kinase encodes MPPYQRKTPEEILASISQLHKGRLKIIIGSVAGSGKTYHLLQEGQLLKQQGIDVVICALTPAPSTNRNQAALESELEHVPSIKWQRDGKEQQDLPLETLLARNPEAVLVDGLAHRNRTCARFQTRLEDIQYLLEHGISIITTINVYELEGEDGVIFKMTGIRAEETVPADTLEWADEVRLIDVSPETMLSRMEEGLLGSSLHPAMRLPGNLAVLREVALCLMAEGVHETLEKHREALGLSGPSGAAERIVVSAQYHFNGSLYVRRGQQIAKRLHGELAVVTFLLPGRSLSKEQQTIKRSMQKLVAKVGGAFEELPLAHACKLPAALVAYATRQHATRIVMGHSKKKAWQERLQGSIVNRVLRKIRNIDVFVMTDRAEHEGERILPVKTRRGGQEALFHRLDSREMEEQAQRMRRGTFKIYIGAAPGVGKTYKMLQEGNILKRKGVDVVIGWLETHGRQETAEQVGGLAILPRAVIPYGSARLEEMDTTAVIARRPEVVLVDELAHTNVPGSLLKKRYEDILQLLEHGISVISTVNVQHVESLNDAVEQLTGVRVRETVPDAILQMASEIELIDVTPQMLAQRMRDGKIYKQEKVEQALGSFFKIGNLIALRELALREIADDVDERLESWERGPSLRGPWRKREVIFVCIDLGDQAERLIRRGFRIAHRLKAEWHVHYVHSRKTQQTEEQQKRLHALRQLCERLGGQLAASAADRRQEISGILLKKMAELQATQLIIGQSRRPPWQMLVRKTIVQDLLRSARHLDMLIVAKWETEPMPPNLGTGPVDDI; translated from the coding sequence ATGCCACCGTATCAACGCAAGACGCCGGAGGAGATATTGGCTTCTATCTCCCAGCTGCATAAAGGACGCCTGAAAATCATCATCGGCTCGGTCGCGGGCTCCGGGAAAACGTATCATCTGCTGCAGGAAGGCCAGCTGCTGAAGCAGCAGGGCATTGATGTCGTCATTTGCGCCTTAACGCCAGCTCCAAGCACAAATAGGAATCAAGCGGCGCTTGAGTCTGAGCTGGAGCATGTCCCGAGCATTAAGTGGCAGCGCGATGGCAAGGAGCAGCAGGATTTGCCGCTGGAGACGCTGCTCGCCCGCAACCCGGAGGCCGTGCTCGTCGATGGACTCGCCCATCGCAACCGTACATGCGCCCGCTTCCAGACGCGGCTGGAGGACATTCAATATTTGCTGGAGCATGGCATCAGCATCATTACGACGATTAATGTCTACGAGCTGGAGGGCGAGGACGGAGTTATTTTCAAAATGACGGGCATTCGCGCGGAGGAGACGGTTCCGGCGGACACGCTGGAATGGGCCGATGAGGTTCGCCTCATTGATGTCTCTCCGGAGACGATGCTGAGCCGGATGGAAGAGGGACTGCTCGGCAGCTCCCTCCATCCGGCTATGCGGCTGCCCGGCAATCTGGCTGTTCTGCGTGAAGTCGCTCTCTGCCTCATGGCAGAGGGTGTCCACGAAACGCTGGAAAAGCACCGCGAAGCGCTGGGCTTAAGCGGCCCATCTGGAGCAGCCGAGCGGATTGTCGTATCGGCGCAATATCACTTTAATGGCTCCCTATATGTGCGCCGGGGCCAGCAAATTGCCAAGCGGCTGCATGGCGAGCTTGCCGTCGTCACCTTTCTGCTGCCGGGCCGCAGCCTATCGAAGGAACAGCAAACGATCAAACGCTCGATGCAAAAGCTGGTGGCGAAGGTCGGCGGCGCATTCGAGGAGCTCCCTCTGGCGCATGCGTGCAAGCTGCCTGCCGCACTTGTGGCATATGCAACGCGGCAGCATGCGACGCGCATTGTGATGGGCCATTCCAAGAAAAAAGCATGGCAGGAGCGGCTGCAAGGCTCTATCGTCAACCGCGTGCTCCGCAAAATACGGAACATCGACGTGTTTGTGATGACGGATCGGGCGGAGCATGAGGGTGAACGGATTTTGCCCGTTAAAACCCGGCGGGGCGGGCAGGAGGCGCTTTTTCATCGGCTGGACTCCCGCGAAATGGAGGAACAGGCCCAGCGCATGCGACGCGGCACGTTCAAAATTTATATCGGAGCCGCTCCCGGCGTCGGGAAAACGTACAAAATGCTCCAGGAAGGCAACATTCTGAAGCGTAAAGGCGTAGATGTCGTCATTGGCTGGCTGGAAACGCATGGACGCCAGGAAACGGCCGAGCAGGTCGGCGGCTTGGCGATTTTGCCCCGGGCAGTTATTCCCTATGGGTCAGCGCGGCTTGAGGAAATGGATACAACGGCTGTTATTGCGCGCCGCCCCGAGGTTGTGCTGGTCGATGAGCTTGCCCATACGAATGTGCCCGGCAGCCTGCTCAAGAAAAGGTACGAGGATATTTTGCAGCTGCTGGAGCACGGAATTTCCGTCATTTCCACCGTAAACGTGCAGCATGTGGAAAGCTTGAATGACGCCGTGGAGCAGTTGACCGGTGTGCGGGTGAGAGAAACGGTGCCGGACGCGATTTTACAAATGGCAAGTGAAATCGAGCTCATAGACGTTACACCCCAAATGCTGGCGCAGCGCATGCGCGACGGCAAAATTTACAAGCAGGAAAAGGTGGAGCAGGCGCTGGGCTCTTTTTTCAAAATCGGCAATTTGATTGCCTTGCGCGAGCTGGCGCTGCGCGAAATTGCGGATGATGTCGATGAACGGCTGGAGTCGTGGGAACGCGGCCCTTCGCTTCGAGGACCTTGGCGCAAGCGCGAGGTGATTTTTGTATGCATCGATTTGGGTGATCAGGCGGAAAGACTGATTCGCCGCGGCTTTCGCATCGCTCATCGCTTGAAGGCAGAATGGCATGTCCATTATGTGCACAGCCGTAAAACCCAGCAAACTGAGGAGCAGCAAAAGCGGCTCCATGCGCTGCGGCAGCTGTGCGAGCGGCTTGGCGGCCAGCTGGCGGCAAGTGCGGCAGATAGACGCCAGGAAATTAGCGGGATTTTGCTGAAAAAGATGGCTGAGCTGCAAGCGACCCAGCTCATTATTGGACAATCGCGCCGGCCGCCTTGGCAAATGCTAGTCCGCAAAACGATTGTGCAGGATTTGCTGCGCTCCGCCAGACATTTGGATATGCTCATTGTCGCCAAATGGGAAACAGAGCCCATGCCGCCTAATCTCGGCACAGGCCCTGTTGATGATATATAA